The Amycolatopsis mongoliensis genome includes a window with the following:
- a CDS encoding PGPGW domain-containing protein, with translation MGIGKQAKRISITVAGAVLLVVGVLLLVLPGPGLLLVLAGLLLLASEFPALERYVDPVRDRAMKAAEDSVSSPLRIAGSVLAGLALLAAGIVWGLVKSLPFGGWSTGSSLILSSVILFALLIWSYRRVKTRRETAPTG, from the coding sequence GTGGGCATCGGCAAACAGGCGAAGCGGATCTCGATCACGGTAGCGGGGGCCGTCCTGCTGGTGGTCGGGGTGCTGCTGCTCGTCCTGCCCGGCCCCGGACTGCTGCTCGTGCTCGCGGGGCTGCTGCTCCTGGCGTCGGAGTTCCCGGCGCTCGAGCGGTACGTCGACCCGGTGCGCGACCGGGCGATGAAGGCGGCCGAGGACAGCGTGTCGTCGCCGCTGCGGATCGCCGGCTCGGTGCTGGCCGGGCTCGCGCTGCTGGCGGCGGGCATCGTCTGGGGCCTGGTGAAATCCCTGCCGTTCGGCGGCTGGAGCACCGGGTCGAGCCTGATCCTGTCGTCGGTGATCCTGTTCGCGCTGCTGATCTGGAGCTACCGGCGGGTCAAGACGCGCCGGGAGACCGCGCCCACCGGCTGA
- a CDS encoding serine hydrolase domain-containing protein codes for MTRLFLVLAVLLLGTATPAAAAGTPDVDGYVRSYLDHTGLPGAAVAVTHGGDVVRVAGYGHDASGAPITASTRLPIASLSKSMTAFAVLQLVEAGRITLDEPVTRSLPGFRLADPRCARITVRMLLDQTSGMADSAFPDLRLPQPHTLAEAVERLRDAGLASEPGTEFHYHNPNYEVAARIVEVVAGQPFAEYLRTRLFAPLGMASSSTVDEPPAGTTGYVRAFGFEVPAAEPDWFTGGSHGVVTTAEDLAKWLAAQRDGGGVLSPASVALAHTPAPGRDYALGWGAYRPGQLSHNGEWFTHTAAQILLPDGYAVAVVADTGLALDNDAESLAQGLVTLLQGGSPEPALPAGVVADRILAALALLAVGLAVVGVRRAGRKPRRWRVVPPLLPLVPLAFLPQLLGVVFAGRRGTYSQVLYVWPALVVVLGVVAPAGLIVAAARVRALVGGTRSHDQEQSGTTRGDAQWASANRRSGSRSR; via the coding sequence ATGACCAGGCTTTTCCTCGTGCTCGCCGTACTCCTGCTCGGCACCGCGACCCCGGCGGCCGCCGCCGGGACGCCCGACGTCGACGGGTACGTCCGCAGCTACCTCGACCACACGGGCCTGCCGGGCGCCGCGGTCGCCGTGACGCACGGCGGCGACGTCGTCCGCGTCGCCGGCTACGGCCACGACGCCTCGGGCGCGCCGATCACCGCGTCGACCCGGCTGCCGATCGCGTCGCTGAGCAAGTCCATGACGGCCTTCGCGGTGCTGCAGCTCGTGGAAGCGGGCCGGATCACCCTCGACGAGCCCGTGACGCGCTCTCTGCCCGGGTTCCGGCTCGCCGACCCCCGGTGCGCGCGGATCACCGTCCGGATGCTGCTGGACCAGACGTCCGGGATGGCCGACTCCGCGTTCCCCGACCTCAGGCTGCCGCAGCCGCACACGCTCGCCGAGGCCGTCGAGCGGCTGCGGGACGCCGGGCTGGCGAGCGAGCCCGGCACGGAGTTCCACTACCACAACCCGAACTACGAAGTGGCCGCCCGGATCGTCGAAGTCGTGGCCGGGCAGCCGTTCGCGGAGTACCTGCGGACGCGGTTGTTCGCGCCGCTCGGGATGGCGTCGAGCTCCACCGTGGACGAGCCGCCGGCCGGGACCACCGGGTACGTCCGGGCCTTCGGGTTCGAGGTCCCGGCGGCCGAACCGGACTGGTTCACCGGTGGCAGCCACGGCGTCGTCACCACCGCCGAGGACCTGGCGAAGTGGCTGGCAGCGCAGCGGGACGGCGGCGGTGTGCTGTCGCCGGCCTCGGTCGCGCTGGCGCACACCCCGGCGCCCGGCCGCGACTACGCACTGGGCTGGGGCGCCTACCGGCCGGGGCAGCTCTCCCACAACGGCGAGTGGTTCACCCACACCGCCGCGCAGATCCTGCTGCCGGACGGTTACGCCGTCGCGGTCGTGGCCGACACCGGCCTCGCGCTGGACAACGACGCCGAGTCGCTCGCCCAGGGCCTGGTCACGCTCCTCCAGGGCGGTTCGCCGGAGCCCGCGCTGCCGGCCGGGGTGGTCGCGGACCGGATCCTCGCCGCGCTCGCGTTGCTCGCGGTGGGACTCGCCGTGGTGGGCGTCCGGCGGGCCGGGCGGAAGCCCCGGCGGTGGCGGGTCGTGCCGCCGTTGCTGCCGCTCGTCCCGCTCGCGTTCCTGCCGCAGTTGCTCGGGGTGGTATTCGCCGGAAGACGGGGTACCTACAGCCAGGTGCTCTACGTCTGGCCGGCGCTCGTGGTCGTGCTCGGCGTGGTCGCGCCGGCCGGCCTGATCGTGGCCGCGGCCAGGGTCCGGGCACTCGTGGGTGGCACGCGGAGCCACGACCAGGAACAATCGGGCACAACGAGGGGAGACGCCCAGTGGGCATCGGCAAACAGGCGAAGCGGATCTCGATCACGGTAG